The Streptomyces sp. NBC_00576 genome contains the following window.
GTTGGAGACGAGATCGCTGGCCGTGTACTCGAGGCCGAGCATCAGCAGCAGCAGGATGACGCCGATCTCGGCCCCGGTGGCGATGAACTCCTCGCTCGCGCCGAGCGGAAGCAGCCCGCCTTCGCCGAAGGCGAGACCGGCGAGCAGATAGAGGGGGATCGGGGAGAAGCTGAGCCGGGCGGCCATCCGGCCGAGCAGCCCGAGCGCGAGGATGATGGAGCCGAACTCGATCAGCAGAACCTGGGAGTGCATGGCGCTGTCACTCCCGTCCGAGTATCGCCGCGGCGGCGTCGACGCCCTCGCGGGTACCGATCACGATGATGACGTCCCCGCCGGCCAGCCGGAAGTCAGGCGTCGGAGAGGGGATCGCCTCGGCCCGCCGCAGCACGGCGACCACGGACGCGCCGGTCTCCGTCCGCATCCGTGTCTCCCCGAGCACCCGTCCGTTCCAGCGCGAGCCGGCGGCCACCTCCACCCGCTCCGCCACCAGCCCCAGTGGCGTGGTGGACAGCAGACTGGAGCTGTGGTGCGAGGGACTCAGCGCATCGATCAGGGAGGCGGCCTCGGGCGCGGTCAGCCGCAGCGAATGGGCGCACGAGTCCGGATCGTCGTCCCGGTACAGGTTCACGGTACGGCCGCCGTCGCGGTGGGCCACGACCGACAGATGCCGTTGCTCACGCGTGACGAGGTCGTACTGAACCCCTATACCCGGCAGCGGAGTCGCCCGCAGGCGTGGCGCAGACACGTTGAATCCCCTTACTGATCGGCTGTGTTGGACCTTTGTCGGGTTTCAGGCTCCCGTGGCCCCGTCGACGAGTTCACGCAGGAGGTCGGCGTGGCCGTTGTGGCGGGCGTACTCCTCGATCATGTGCACCATGATCCAGCGCAGCGAGAGTCCCTGGGTGCCGGCCAGGGCCGCCTCCGCCTCCGACAGGCGTCCGGACTCCTCCAGTGAGCCGGCGGCGGCGACCAGTTCCCGGCTCCGCGCGACCTCCGCCCGCCAGACGGCCAGTGCCACGTCGAGGCCGCGCTCGGGGACGAGGGTGAAACCGTCGCCCTTGCCCTCCGGGTGGACGACGGGCACGTCGAGGCCCGCGAACACCCGCTGGAACCAGTTCCGTTCGACCTCGGCCAGATGCTGGACGAGCCCGAGCAGGGTCATCTCCGAGGGTGCCGCCGACGCGCGGCGTAACTGGTGGTCGTCGAGGCCCTGGCACTTGAGGGCGAGTGTGGCGCGGTGAAAGTCGAGCCAGGCACTCAGCATGGCACGTTCGTCGGCATGCGCGGGGGGTATGGGGCGGCCGTCCGGTGTAGTCGACATGTACTGCACCCTTGCACAGGTGCCCGGTGAGCCGCGAGGAATACGGGCGGCGGGGAGATCGCTGAGACGGACACAGCCGAGGACGTCCGGAGCCGCCATGCCGAACCCAGCAGATCAACCGGAGCAATCCCAGCGACCGGGGCCGGGGTCGGTGCTGTCCGCGACCCGGTTCTCCGTGCTCGACCGGTCCCGGACCCGGGAAGGGCGCCCGGATGCCGAGGCCCTGCGGGACACGGTCGCGTTGGCCCGGGAGGCGGAACGGCTCGGCTTCCACCGGTTCTGGGTGTCCGAGCACCACGGTGTGCCCGGGGTCGCCGGTTCCGCGCCCACCGTGCTGGCCGCCGCCGTGGCAGCCGCGACCCGTACGATCCGGGTCGGCACGGGCGGTGTGATGCTGCCGAATCACCAACCGCTGGTGGTGGCCGAGCAGTTCGGTGTCCTGGAGGCCCTGTTCCCGGGCCGGATCGACATGGGGCTCGGCCGCTCGGTCGGCTTCACGGACGGGGTACGCCGGGCGCTGGGCCGCGACAAGGACGTGGCCGACGACTTCTCGGCCCAGCTCGACGAACTGCTCGGCTGGTTCGACGGCACCTCCCCGACCGGGGTGCACGCCCGCCCCGCCGAGGGGATCGCCGTACCGCCCTTCGTGCTCGCCATGGGTGAGGGCGCCGCGATCGCCGCCCGGGCGGGCCTGCCGATGGTGATCGGCGACCTGCGCGGCCGTGAGCGGATGTTGCGCGGCATCGACACCTACCGTGCCGGTTTCCGGCCCTCGGCCTGGGCGAGCGAACCGTATGTCGTCATCTCGGGGACGGTCGCGGTGGCCGCCACCCCGGAGGAGGCCCGGCGGCTCCTCGTCCCCGAGGCCTGGTCGATGGCGTACTCGCGCACGCACGGCACCTTCCCGCCGCTGCCGCCCGCCGAACGGGTCGAGTCCCGCACGATGACCGCCAAGGAGCGCGGTTTCTACGAGTCGGGGCTCGTGGGCCAGCTCGCCGGTACGGCGGACGAGGTGGCCCACGGGCTGGAGACGGTCGTGAAGGAGACGGGCGCTCAGGAGGTCCTGGTGACGACCAGCACGTACGACCGGGATGCCCTGCTGGACTCGTACCGACGGCTGGCCGGCCTGCTGCGCCCCTGAAAGAAGAGGCGGCGCAGCCGCCCTTCTTTCAGGGGCGCGGGGAACTGCGCGACCAGCCACAACGGACCCGCACGTGCCCACTACGGCTGATGCGCCCCCCGCAGGGGCGGCTGGGCCGCCCGTGCCAGGGCCCGCCGGTCCGGGTGGCTGCCCGGTGCTATCGCGTCCCGTACCTTGACCTCCGCCACCAGCCCGCGGGCCGACACCACCCGCCACACCGACGTGAGCAGGGAGTCCTCGCCGACGAAGGCGGGCGCCGTGCTGGCCGCTCCCCCGGTGAGCCGGTAGTGCAGGTGCACCGGCTGGACGGGGACCCCGGCGTCCAGCGCGGCCTGGAACACCGCCCGGCGGAAGTGGCCCTGGGCCTTGCCGCACCACGTGCTGCCCTCGGGGAAGGCGACGACCGCCGTGCCCTCGCGCAGTGCGCCGGCGATCTTCGCGACCGTCTGCGGCAGCGCCCGCAGCCGGTCGCGCTCGATGAACAGCGCGCCGCTGCTCGCGGTCAGCGCGCCGGCCACCGGCCACTTCCGGATCTCGGCCTTGGCGAGCATCCTGGCCGGTCGTACGGCGGCCAGCAGCGGGATGTCCAGCCACGAGATGTGGTTGGCGACCAGCAGCAGGCCCCCGGTGGGCGCGGTGGGGCCGGTCACCCGGAGCCGGACTCCCGCGGCTCGCACGATGATGCGGGCCCAGCACCGCACCCACCCGGCGGGGACCCTCCTGCCGAGCGGGCACAGCGTGATCCCCGCGAGGAGGACGACCAGCACGGTCACCAGGCGCAGCACGGCCAGGGGCAGGGCCGTCGTGGAACCCGTCGTCTCCACGCACGCCCTCGGGGTGCAGGGCGCGCTGGGCAGCCAGACGCTCATCAGGCCGGGACGAGGGAGAGGAAGTGCCGCAGATAGCGCTGGTTGATCCGGCGCATCGACAGCAGTACGTACAGGTCGGCGACCCCGAAGTCCGGGTCGTGGGCGGGCTCCCCGCAGACCCAGGCGCCGAGGCGGACGTAGCCGCGCAGGAGCGGGGGCAGCTCGGTGCGGTCGGCGGGCCGGGCCACTCCCTCGGCGGACCAGGGCAGCAGCGGACGCACCCGGAACTCCTCCGGGGCCAGGTGCTTCGTCCGGACGCGGTCCCAGGTACCGGCGGCGAGTGTGCCGCCGTCGGAGAGCGGGATGGAGCAGCAGCCGGCCAGCCAGTCGTGGCCCCGGTCGACCATGTAGCGGGCGATCCCGGCCCAGATGAGGCTGATGACCGCGCCGTCGCGGTGGTCGGGGTGGACGCAGGAGCGGCCGACCTCGACGAGGCCGGGGCGGATCGCGTCGAGCGGGGAGAGGTCGAACTCGCTCTCGGAGTACAGGCGTCCGGCGATCGCGGCCCGTTCCGGCGGCAGCAGCCGGTAGGTGCCGACGACCTGGCCGGTGAGCGTGTCGCGGACGAGCAGGTGGTCGCAGTACGCGTCGAAGGGGTCGACGTCGAGGCCGGGCTGCGGGGAGGACAGCAGGGCGCCGAGCTCACCGGCGAAGACGTCGTGCCGCAGGCGCTGCGCGGCTCGTACGTCGTCCTCGTCACGGGCGAGGGTGACGGTGTAGCGGGTGGGTGTGGCGGGGAGCGGGGGACGTTCGATGGTGGAAACGCCGGTCATGGCTCTCTCCTGGTCGCGGGCCGGGGACGGCGAGGCGGCGGGCTGGCCGGTCCCGTTACGTCCGGCCGCATCAGTTCTTCCGACTGCGGCTGTCCGGCGCGTGACTGACGCGGAGAGAGCGGGTGTGAGCTTGTTGAATGCCAGGGGTGCCTGGCGGGACCGGGGTCGAGCACCACTCCGGTCCCGCCCGTCCGCACCTTGTCGGCGAACGTTCTGGGGTCAGCGTCCGGACACTTTGCGCGTCGCCCGCAGCCACTCCTTGTTCATCCCGGTGATGGAGACGAGTGGGATCCCCTTCGGGCAGGCGGTGGCGCACTCCCCGGCGAGGGTGCAGCCGCCGAAGCCCTCCTCGTCCATCTGGGCGACCATGTCGAGCACCCGTGTCTCCCGCTCGGGCGCCCCCTGCGGCAGCACGTTCAGATGGTTGACCTTGGCGGAGGTGAAGAGCATCGCCGCGCCGTTCGGGCAGGCGGCCACACAGGCGCCGCAGCCGATGCACTCGGCGTGCTCGAAGGCGAAGTCGGCGTCCGGTTTCGGTACGGGGGTGGCGTGGGCCTCGGGGGCGGCGCCGGTCGGGGCGGTGACATAGCCGCCGGCCTGGATGATCCGGTCGAAGGCGGACCGGTCCACGACCAGGTCCTTCACCACCGGGAAGGCGGCGGCGCGCCACGGTTCGACGTCGATGGTGTCGCCGTCCGTGAAGGACCGCATGTGGAGCTGGCAGGTGGTGGTGCGTTCGGGTCCGTGCGCGTCGCCGTTGATGACGAGCGAGCAGGCACCGCAGATGCCCTCTCGGCAGTCGTGGTCGAAGGCGACCGGGTCGTCGCCCTTGAGGATGAGTTCCTCGTTGAGGGTGTCGAGCATCTCCAGGAAGGACATGTCGGCCGAGATGCCGTCCACCTCGTACGTGGACATGGCGCCGTCGGCGTCGGCGTCGCGCTGCCGCCAGACGCGCAGGGTGAGCTTCATGCGTAGCTCCGCTGGGTGGGGTGGACGTACTCGAAGACGAGGTCTTCCTTGTGGAGGACGGGGGCTGAGCCCGCACTTGTGAACTCCCAGGCGGCGGCGTACGAGAACTCCTCGTCCCTGCGCTCCGCCTCGCCGTCGGGGGTCTGGGACTCCTCGCGGAAGTGGCCGCCGCAGGACTCGGCGCGGTGCAGGGCGTCGAGGCACATCAGCTCGGCGAGTTCCAGGTAGTCGACGATCCGGTTGGCCTTCTCCAGCGACTGGTTGAACTCCTCGCCGGTGCCGGGGACCTTGATCCGCCGCCAGAACTCCTCGCGGATCTGCGGGATGCGTTCGAGAGCCTTGCGCAGCCCGCTGTCGCTGCGGGCCATTCCGCAGAACTCCCACATCAGTTCGCCGAGTTCACGGTGGAAGGAGTCGGGGGTGCGGTCGCCGTCGACGGACAGCAGCAGGTTCAGCCGGTCCTCGGTCTCCGCCAGCACCTCCTGTACGGCGGGGTGTCGGTCGTCGACGGGGTGCTGGGCGGGGTTGCGGGCCAGGTAGTCGTTGATGGTGGCCGGGAGGACGAAGTAGCCGTCGGCGAGGCCCTGCATCAGTGCGGAGGCGCCGAGCCGGTTCGCGCCGTGGTCGGAGAAGTTGGCCTCGCCGATCGCGAACAGGCCGGGGACGGTGGTCTGCAGGTCGTAGTCGACCCAGAGTCCGCCCATCGTGTAGTGCACGGCGGGATAGATCCGCATGGGGACGGTGTACGGGTCCTCGGCGGTGATCCGCGCGTACATGTCGAAGAGGTTGCCGTACTTCTCCTCGACCGCCTTCCGCCCCATCCGCCGGACCGCGTCGGCGAAGTCGAGGTAGACGCCCTGTCCGCCGGGTCCGACGCCCCGCCCCTCGTCGCAGACGTTCTTGGCGGCGCGGGAGGCGATGTCACGCGGTACCAGATTGCCGAAGGAGGGGTAGATGCGCTCCAGGTAGTAGTCGCGCTCGTCCTCGGGGATCTCGTTCGCGGGGCGGCGGTCGCCCTTGGCCTTCGGCACCCAGATCCGGCCGTCGTTGCGCAGCGACTCGCTCATCAGGGTGAGCTTGGACTGGTGTTCGCCGGTGCGTGGGATACAGGTCGGATGGATCTGTGTGAAGCAGGGGTTGGCGAAGTGGGCGCCACGCCGGTGCGCCCGCCAGACGGCGGTGGCGTTGGAGTTCATGGCGTTCGTCGAGAGGTAGAAGACGTTGCCGTAGCCGCCGGAGGCGAGGACGACGGCGTCCGCGAAGTGGCTGGAGATCCTCCCGGTGATCAGGTCCCGGGCGACGATCCCCCGGGCTCGTCCGTCGACGACGATCAGATCGAGCATCTCGGTGCGCGCGTGCATCTCGATGTTCCCGGCGGCGATCTGCCGGCTCAGGGCCTGGTAGGCGCCGAGCAGCAGTTGCTGTCCGGTCTGTCCGCGGGCGTAGAAGGTCCGCGAGACCTGGACGCCGCCGAAGGAGCGGGTGTCGAGCAGTCCGCCGTACTCGCGCGCGAAGGGCACCCCTTGCGCAACACACTGGTCGATGATCTCGACGGAGATCTGGGCCAGCCGGTGGACGTTCGACTCACGGGCGCGGAAGTCGCCGCCCTTGACGGTGTCGTAGAACAGGCGGTGGACGGAGTCGCCGTCGTTGCGGTAGTTCTTCGCCGCGTTGATTCCGCCCTGGGCGGCGATCGAGTGGGCGCGGCGCGGGGAGTCCTGGTAGCAGAACTGGACGACGTGGTAGCCCTGTTCGGCGAGCGTGGCACCCGCGGAACCCCCCGCGAGCCCGGTGCCGACGACGATGACGGTGTGCTTGCGGCGGTTGGCGGGGTTGACCAGCTTGGCCTCGAAACGGCGCGTGTCCCAGCGCTCGTTGACGGGGCCGACGGGCGCCTTGTGGTCGACGAGGGGCCCACCGGTCGTGAACTCGGTGTACTCAGCGGTCATTTCAGTTCACCACTCCGGTCATGACGCCCACGGGGACGGCGAGGAAACCGGCCGTGAGCAGCAGTGCGAGGACGTCGGCGACGGTCTTGAGGGCGCGGTCGCGGGTGCGGCTGCCGACGCCGAGGGTCTGGGCGGCGCTCCAGAATCCGTGCCGGATGTGCAGGCCGAGGGCGAGCATCGCGACGATGTAGATGACGTTGCCGTACCAGGTGGAGAAGGTGTCGACGACGTTCTGGTAGGGATGGCCCGGCTGGAAGCCGCCCGAGTGGACGGTGCCGGTGGTCAGGTCGAGGACGTGCCAGACGATGAAGAGGCCGAGAATGGTCCCGCCCCAGCGCATGGTGCGCGTCGCGTAGCTCGTCCGCGCCTTCCTGTGGACGTACTTGCTCGGCCGGGCCCGGAGGTCGCGGCGGCTGAGCTGGTAGGCGGAGGTGGCGTGGGCGACGACGGCGGCCACGAGCACGACGCGGATGAGCCAGAGCGTCCACTCGTAGTGCATGAAGGGCTCGCCGACCGTGCGCAGCCAGTGGGCGTAGTGGTTGAACTCGCCGGGACCGAAGAAGATCTTCAGGTTGCCGATCATGTGGACGACGAGATACAGCAGCATGATCAGACCGCTCACGGCCATCACGGTCTTCTTGCCGACGGAGCTGTCCCACACCGTGCGTGCCATGGACGACCGTCGGTCCGTCCGCGTTGCCAGAGCCATGAATCAGACGCTAGAGCGGGCAACCCCGATCGGTCCAAGACATGGTCCGGCTCGTTTCCATAGTCAGAGCCTATGCAGGCCTATCCTGGACACATGCAGTTCCAGCAGCTCCAGTACTTCGTGGCGGTCGCCGAGACCCGGCACTTCACCCGCGCCGCGGATCTCGTCCATGTCGCGCAGCCGTCGCTCTCCCAGCAGATCAAGTCGCTGGAACGGGAGTTGGGGGCCGAACTGTTCCTGCGGGCGCGCGGCAACATCACGCTCACGGACGCCGGCGAGGCACTCCTCCCGCTGGCCCGGCGCATTCTGGCCGACGCGGACACGGCCCGGCACGAGGTGCAGGAGCTGGTGCAGCTCCGGGCCGGCCGGATCCGGCTGGGCGCGACCCCGAGCCTTTGCACGGGTCTGCTGCCGGACGTGCTGCGCGCCTTCCACGACCGCTATCCCGGTATCCGGCTGCTGATCGAGGAGGGCGGCTCGCACGACCTCGTACGGGAGCTGGCGCGCGGCGCCCTGGACCTGGCCCTGGTCGTCCTCCCGCTGCCGACACCGTCCCCGGCGCTGACCACGCTGGAGGTCCTGCGCGAGGACCTGGTGGTGGTGTCGTCCCCGGATGCGCCCGCCCCCGGCCGGGGCCGGCGGACCGTCCGCGTCGCCGACCTGGCGGGCGAACGCCTGGTGATGTTCCGGCACGGCTACGACCTGCGCGAACTGACCGTGGCCGCGTGCCGCGCCGAGGGCTTCGAACCGGACTTCGCGGTGGAGGGCGGTGAGATGGACGCGGTGCTGGGGTTTGTGCGGGCGGGGTTGGGCGTGGCCGTCGTGCCGCGCATGGTGGCGAGCCGGTCGGGGCGCGGGCTACGGGTGACTCCGTTGGCTCGGCCGGGGTTGTTCCGGGTGATCGCGCTGGCGCACCGGAGTGATGTGGCTCCGCCTCGGGCGGCTCGGGAGTTTCAGCGGATGTTGCTTGAACGGTGAGGGGCGTTGCACTGTGCTGCCGGGGCGCGGGGGCTGTGGACACAGCTCAGGTGGTGCGTGGCTGGTCGCGCCCGCGGCGGAGCCGCAAATGTCACAGCCCCGCGCCCCTGTCGGGGCGCTCCGGCCCAGGCAGGATCCAACAGCCCCCGTGTCCTCCTCAGCCCGTCGCGTCCGCCAGTGCCAGGTCGTGGAGGCGTTCCGGGGGGCCCGGGCGGGCGTAGTACCAGCCCTGGGCCGTGTCGCAGCCCAGTATGCGGAGTTGCTCTGCCTGGGCGCCCGTTTCCACGCCCTCGACCGTGACCGTGAGGTTCAGGCTGTGGGCGAGGGAGACGATCCCTTCGACGATCTTGAGGTCGACGGGGTCCGCCGGGAACTGCTGCATCCCCTGGGTGAAGGAACGGTCGAGCTTGAGGATGCTCACCGGGAGGCGGCGCAGGTTGGCGAGGTTCGAGTAGCCGGTGCCGAAGTCGTCCAGGGCGATGTCGACGCCCATCTCGGCGAGGCGGCGCAGAGGCTTGAGGAGGTCGTCGTCGGCGCCGATCAGCGCCGACTCCGTCACCTCCAGACACAGCGCCTGGGGCTCCAGGCCCGCGCGTTCCAGGATGTCGACCGTGTCCTGCACCAGGCCGGGGTGGGTGAGCTGGCATGGGGACAGGTTGACGTTGATACGCAGGGGGCCGCCGGCCGGGTGTCCGCCGTACTGTTCCTGCCAGTCACGGGCCTGGCGCACCGACTGTTCCAGGACCCAGCGGCCGAGCGGGACGATCAGGCCGGTGTGTTCGGCGAGCGGGATGAAGCGGTCGGGGCCGAGCACGCCGTGCTGCGGATGCAGCCAGCGCACCAGGGCCTCGGCGCCGCGGACACTGCCGTCGCCGAGGTGGACCAGCGGCTGGTACTCGATGAAGAACTCGCTGCGATCCAGGGCCGCCGGCAGTGCCGTGGTGAGCCCGTGGCGGGTGATCGCCTTCAAGTCGGCCTCGGGGTCGGCCAGTTCGAAGCGGTTGCCGCCCGCCGATTTCGCCCGGTACATGGTGATGTCGGCGCTGCGCAGCACTTCCGCCGGGCCGCGCTCCCCCGCCGGCCCCTCGACGATGCCGATACTGCCGCGCACGGTCAGCTCACGGCCGTCGACGCTGACCGGGGCGATCAGCGCGTGCATGATGCGGGCGGCGAGCTCGTCGACCTCGGCCTCGGTGTCGGGGCCGGTGGTCAGCGCCACGAACTCGTCGCCGCCCAGCCTGGCCACCATCTCGCCCGGCGCGGTCGCACAGGACTGCAGCCGGTCGGCGACCTCGACGAGCAGCCGGTCGCCGGCCGCGTGGCCGAGGCTGTCGTTGATGGTCTTGAAGCCGTCGAGGTCGAGGTAGCACAGGCCGAAGCGCTGGCCGGCGCCCGCCGACACCGCCTTCTCCAGGCGTTCGAAGAACAGCGTGCGGTTGGGCAGCCCGGTGAGCGCGTCGTGCGTGGCCTCGTACCGCAGCCGCAGGTTGAGGAGCCGGCGCTCGGTGGTGTCCTCCATCAGGGCCAGCTGGTACTGCGGGTGGCCGTCGGCGTCCCGGAGCAGGGAGACCGTGAGGTTGGTCCACAGGACCGTCCCGTCGGGGCGGTAGAACGCCTTCTCGACGTGGTAGTGCTCGCGCTCGCCGCGGACGAGTTCCTCGTACAGCTTCCAGACCTGAGGGGCGTCGTCCGGGTGGGTCCAGTCGGTGACCCTGCGGCCTCGTACGGTCTGCTCCGAGCCGCCGAACATGCGTTGCAACGCGCCGTTTATCTGCAGGATGTTCCCGTCGAGGTCGGCGATGCCGATGCCTATGGCCGCGCCCTCGAAGACCGCCCGGAAGCGGGCCTCGCTGTCGTGCAGCGCCTCGGCGACCGCGCTGCGCGCGCTCTGCGCGGCCCATGCGATCGCCTCCTGCTCGGCCAGCGTCCGGTCGCGCAGCGCGCCGGCGTATCCGGCGGCCATGGCGTGCTGGAGCCTCGACGAACGGTTGCGCAGGTCCTCCTGCGGGCCGTCCTCGCCGCAGTACAGCACCAGGTAGGCGTCCACGCAGTCGAGCGAGCGGCTGAGCGCCTCGGGGTCGGTGCAGTGCGCGGAGACCAGCGCGGCGCCGACCGCCCGGCCCTCCTCGGCGTCGAACGTCCTGGCCCGCAGCGCCTCACTCAACCGCCCGGCGAGCGGCAGGAGTTGCTCCTCGAACTCGACCCGGGTGAGCGACGTGGAGGTCACCTGGTAGACCGCCCGGCTCCAGATGGTGACGAACCTGCGCAGTCTGTCCTGGGGGCCGTCCGGCTCGGCGGTCACGCCTTGCGTCCCACGCCGGCGAATCCGGAGAAGGAGTACGCGTCCTCGTCCTCCGGTGCGGTCTCCGGCCGCCAGTGCGGCATCGCCACCAGTCCCGGTTCCACCATGTCGTACCCCTCGAAGAACCGCGCGATCGCATCGCGCGAGCGCATGACCAGCGGGTTGCGAATGTCCTTGTATACGTCGACCGCGCCCCCGGCCCGCTCCGGCGGCAGCGGGATTCCCTCGTACGAGGCATGCGTCAGGACGAGCAGGCTGCCGGGCGCGAGCGCGTCGCGCAGCTCGGCGACCGCCGCGTACGGGTCGTCCATGTCTTCCACGAAGTGCAGTATGGCAACGAGAAGCAGGGCCACTGGCCGGTTCTGGTCGATCAGGCCCTGCACCTGGGGGCTGTCCAGGATCTCCCGGGGCTTGCGCAGATCGGCGGCGAGGACGTCCGCGTGCTCGTTGCCGGCCAGGACCGCCTGGCTGTGTGCGACGGCAACCGGGTCGTGGTCGATGTACATCACCCGCGCCTCGGGGCTGACCGACTGCACCACTTCGTGGACGCTGCCGAAGGTGGGAATACCGGAGCCGATGTCGAGGAACTGGGTGATGCCCTCGGCGGCGGCGAAGCGGACGGCCCGGCGCATGAAAGCGCGGTTCGCCTGCATGATCTTCGGAAGTCCCGGCATGAACTCCATCGCCCTGCGAGCCGCTTGCCGGTCGACCTCGAAGTTGTGCGAACCGCCCAGGTAGAAGTCGTAGATCCGGGAAACGCTCGGCACCGAGATGTCGATGCCCCGGGGGGCCCAGGCGGGACGCTCCATCTATCTCTCTCCCAGGAGTTGGCAGGCGTTGGCGCTCCAGTGTTCGAGCTGAGGTTACTGATCGCCTGCCAAAGGAGCGAGCGGAAACGGAAATTGACCATCCGTTCCCGGTCACTGCCTGCGGCACGTGCCGAATTGACGTACCGCGAACTCTCTACGAAAAGTATCCGGAGCGTTCCAAAGAGTTCTCAAAGTTACGAAGTGTCGTTGCCGACTCCCGGTGAAATACGGCGAGTCGGGGACGATTCACCGGCAAATCGCCCTTCCTTCCGTCGCGTTCCGGACATGCCGAAGCGGCCTGTTCCCTCCGTCCCGCACGGAGCGTGCGGGACGGAGGGAACAGGCCCGGAGAAGTCGGGTTCCCCTGTTACGGGTTCGACTGTTACTGGTTCGGCGCGCCGACCAGCTTGCCGTCGGGTGCCACGGCGTACCAGGTGCCGCCGACGCCCTGGCCGTTGGTGTCACCGG
Protein-coding sequences here:
- a CDS encoding cation:proton antiporter regulatory subunit codes for the protein MSAPRLRATPLPGIGVQYDLVTREQRHLSVVAHRDGGRTVNLYRDDDPDSCAHSLRLTAPEAASLIDALSPSHHSSSLLSTTPLGLVAERVEVAAGSRWNGRVLGETRMRTETGASVVAVLRRAEAIPSPTPDFRLAGGDVIIVIGTREGVDAAAAILGRE
- a CDS encoding DinB family protein; protein product: MSTTPDGRPIPPAHADERAMLSAWLDFHRATLALKCQGLDDHQLRRASAAPSEMTLLGLVQHLAEVERNWFQRVFAGLDVPVVHPEGKGDGFTLVPERGLDVALAVWRAEVARSRELVAAAGSLEESGRLSEAEAALAGTQGLSLRWIMVHMIEEYARHNGHADLLRELVDGATGA
- a CDS encoding LLM class flavin-dependent oxidoreductase — translated: MPNPADQPEQSQRPGPGSVLSATRFSVLDRSRTREGRPDAEALRDTVALAREAERLGFHRFWVSEHHGVPGVAGSAPTVLAAAVAAATRTIRVGTGGVMLPNHQPLVVAEQFGVLEALFPGRIDMGLGRSVGFTDGVRRALGRDKDVADDFSAQLDELLGWFDGTSPTGVHARPAEGIAVPPFVLAMGEGAAIAARAGLPMVIGDLRGRERMLRGIDTYRAGFRPSAWASEPYVVISGTVAVAATPEEARRLLVPEAWSMAYSRTHGTFPPLPPAERVESRTMTAKERGFYESGLVGQLAGTADEVAHGLETVVKETGAQEVLVTTSTYDRDALLDSYRRLAGLLRP
- a CDS encoding lysophospholipid acyltransferase family protein — encoded protein: MSVWLPSAPCTPRACVETTGSTTALPLAVLRLVTVLVVLLAGITLCPLGRRVPAGWVRCWARIIVRAAGVRLRVTGPTAPTGGLLLVANHISWLDIPLLAAVRPARMLAKAEIRKWPVAGALTASSGALFIERDRLRALPQTVAKIAGALREGTAVVAFPEGSTWCGKAQGHFRRAVFQAALDAGVPVQPVHLHYRLTGGAASTAPAFVGEDSLLTSVWRVVSARGLVAEVKVRDAIAPGSHPDRRALARAAQPPLRGAHQP
- a CDS encoding GNAT family N-acetyltransferase — protein: MTGVSTIERPPLPATPTRYTVTLARDEDDVRAAQRLRHDVFAGELGALLSSPQPGLDVDPFDAYCDHLLVRDTLTGQVVGTYRLLPPERAAIAGRLYSESEFDLSPLDAIRPGLVEVGRSCVHPDHRDGAVISLIWAGIARYMVDRGHDWLAGCCSIPLSDGGTLAAGTWDRVRTKHLAPEEFRVRPLLPWSAEGVARPADRTELPPLLRGYVRLGAWVCGEPAHDPDFGVADLYVLLSMRRINQRYLRHFLSLVPA
- a CDS encoding succinate dehydrogenase/fumarate reductase iron-sulfur subunit, encoding MKLTLRVWRQRDADADGAMSTYEVDGISADMSFLEMLDTLNEELILKGDDPVAFDHDCREGICGACSLVINGDAHGPERTTTCQLHMRSFTDGDTIDVEPWRAAAFPVVKDLVVDRSAFDRIIQAGGYVTAPTGAAPEAHATPVPKPDADFAFEHAECIGCGACVAACPNGAAMLFTSAKVNHLNVLPQGAPERETRVLDMVAQMDEEGFGGCTLAGECATACPKGIPLVSITGMNKEWLRATRKVSGR
- a CDS encoding fumarate reductase/succinate dehydrogenase flavoprotein subunit — its product is MTAEYTEFTTGGPLVDHKAPVGPVNERWDTRRFEAKLVNPANRRKHTVIVVGTGLAGGSAGATLAEQGYHVVQFCYQDSPRRAHSIAAQGGINAAKNYRNDGDSVHRLFYDTVKGGDFRARESNVHRLAQISVEIIDQCVAQGVPFAREYGGLLDTRSFGGVQVSRTFYARGQTGQQLLLGAYQALSRQIAAGNIEMHARTEMLDLIVVDGRARGIVARDLITGRISSHFADAVVLASGGYGNVFYLSTNAMNSNATAVWRAHRRGAHFANPCFTQIHPTCIPRTGEHQSKLTLMSESLRNDGRIWVPKAKGDRRPANEIPEDERDYYLERIYPSFGNLVPRDIASRAAKNVCDEGRGVGPGGQGVYLDFADAVRRMGRKAVEEKYGNLFDMYARITAEDPYTVPMRIYPAVHYTMGGLWVDYDLQTTVPGLFAIGEANFSDHGANRLGASALMQGLADGYFVLPATINDYLARNPAQHPVDDRHPAVQEVLAETEDRLNLLLSVDGDRTPDSFHRELGELMWEFCGMARSDSGLRKALERIPQIREEFWRRIKVPGTGEEFNQSLEKANRIVDYLELAELMCLDALHRAESCGGHFREESQTPDGEAERRDEEFSYAAAWEFTSAGSAPVLHKEDLVFEYVHPTQRSYA
- a CDS encoding succinate dehydrogenase produces the protein MARTVWDSSVGKKTVMAVSGLIMLLYLVVHMIGNLKIFFGPGEFNHYAHWLRTVGEPFMHYEWTLWLIRVVLVAAVVAHATSAYQLSRRDLRARPSKYVHRKARTSYATRTMRWGGTILGLFIVWHVLDLTTGTVHSGGFQPGHPYQNVVDTFSTWYGNVIYIVAMLALGLHIRHGFWSAAQTLGVGSRTRDRALKTVADVLALLLTAGFLAVPVGVMTGVVN
- a CDS encoding LysR family transcriptional regulator, which codes for MQFQQLQYFVAVAETRHFTRAADLVHVAQPSLSQQIKSLERELGAELFLRARGNITLTDAGEALLPLARRILADADTARHEVQELVQLRAGRIRLGATPSLCTGLLPDVLRAFHDRYPGIRLLIEEGGSHDLVRELARGALDLALVVLPLPTPSPALTTLEVLREDLVVVSSPDAPAPGRGRRTVRVADLAGERLVMFRHGYDLRELTVAACRAEGFEPDFAVEGGEMDAVLGFVRAGLGVAVVPRMVASRSGRGLRVTPLARPGLFRVIALAHRSDVAPPRAAREFQRMLLER